A genomic segment from Micromonospora echinaurantiaca encodes:
- a CDS encoding cold-shock protein, which yields MAIGTVKWFNADKGFGFITPDGGGADVFAHFSAIQSSGYRSLDENQRVEFEITQGQKGPQAENIRPL from the coding sequence ATGGCTATTGGCACCGTCAAGTGGTTCAACGCTGACAAGGGCTTCGGTTTCATCACCCCGGACGGCGGCGGCGCCGACGTCTTCGCCCACTTCTCGGCGATCCAGTCCTCCGGCTACCGGAGCCTGGACGAGAACCAGCGGGTCGAGTTCGAGATCACCCAGGGCCAGAAGGGCCCGCAGGCGGAGAACATCCGCCCGCTCTGA
- a CDS encoding DEAD/DEAH box helicase — protein MTTVVPSFAGTGLAPALLATLSAQGITEPFPIQAATLPDSLAGRDVLGRGRTGSGKTLAFGLPLLHRTAGNRARPGRPLALVLVPTRELAQQVSTALAPYARAVGVRCATVVGGLSLQRQADALRAGAELVVATPGRLHDLINRGDVRLDQVATTVLDEADQMADMGFLPQVTKLLEQVAPDGQRMLFSATLDGGVDRLVRRFLSDPVTHSVDPGTATVTAMTHHLLHVDAVDKPATLAQIAAREGRTILFMGTKHRADRLARQLLAKGVRAAALHGGKSQPQRTRILEQFRTGQVSALVATDVAARGIHVDGLDLVVNVDPPTEAKDYLHRGGRTARAGESGTVVTLVLPEQRRDVSRLMAAAGIRPHSAQVRPGDPTLVRATGAREPSGVPVTIAAPPAPAPRTRAGDGTGAPGRTPHRASGRPRRPRRPRAS, from the coding sequence TTGACCACCGTCGTACCCTCCTTCGCCGGCACCGGCTTGGCGCCGGCCCTGCTCGCCACGCTGAGCGCGCAGGGCATCACCGAACCGTTCCCGATCCAGGCGGCCACCCTGCCCGACTCGCTCGCCGGCCGGGACGTGCTCGGCCGGGGCCGCACCGGCTCCGGCAAGACCCTCGCCTTCGGGCTCCCGCTGCTGCACCGCACCGCTGGCAACCGAGCCCGGCCCGGCCGCCCGCTGGCGCTGGTGCTGGTGCCGACCCGGGAGCTGGCCCAGCAGGTCAGCACCGCGCTCGCCCCGTACGCCCGGGCCGTCGGGGTGCGGTGCGCCACGGTGGTCGGCGGCCTGTCGCTGCAGCGCCAGGCGGACGCGCTGCGCGCCGGCGCCGAACTGGTCGTGGCCACCCCCGGGCGGCTGCACGACCTGATCAACCGCGGTGACGTCCGGCTCGACCAGGTCGCCACCACCGTGCTGGACGAGGCCGACCAGATGGCCGACATGGGCTTCCTGCCGCAGGTCACCAAGCTGCTGGAGCAGGTCGCCCCGGACGGGCAGCGGATGCTCTTCTCCGCCACCCTGGACGGTGGCGTGGACCGCCTGGTCCGCCGGTTCCTCAGCGACCCGGTCACCCACTCGGTCGACCCGGGCACCGCCACGGTGACCGCGATGACCCACCACCTGCTGCACGTCGACGCGGTGGACAAGCCGGCCACGCTGGCCCAGATCGCCGCCCGCGAGGGCCGCACCATCCTGTTCATGGGCACCAAGCACCGCGCCGACCGGCTGGCCCGACAGTTGCTGGCCAAGGGGGTCCGCGCCGCGGCGCTGCACGGCGGGAAGTCGCAGCCGCAGCGCACCCGGATCCTGGAGCAGTTCCGCACCGGGCAGGTGAGCGCGCTGGTCGCCACCGACGTCGCGGCCCGCGGCATCCACGTCGACGGGCTGGACCTGGTGGTCAACGTGGACCCGCCGACCGAGGCGAAGGACTACCTGCACCGGGGTGGGCGGACCGCCCGGGCCGGCGAGTCCGGCACGGTGGTCACGCTGGTCCTGCCCGAGCAGCGCCGGGACGTCTCGCGGCTGATGGCGGCGGCCGGCATCCGGCCGCACTCGGCGCAGGTCCGCCCCGGCGACCCCACGCTGGTCCGGGCGACCGGTGCCCGAGAGCCGTCCGGCGTGCCGGTGACCATCGCCGCCCCGCCGGCCCCGGCGCCCCGTACCCGCGCCGGCGACGGCACGGGCGCGCCCGGTCGCACTCCGCACCGCGCCTCCGGTCGGCCGCGCCGCCCGCGTCGCCCCCGCGCCTCCTGA
- a CDS encoding ATP-dependent helicase — translation MTQPTLFGAATPAPRVADAGPRYTPIELAKLLRLPAPTREQAAIIAAPVEPLLVVAGAGSGKTETMAARVVWLVANAYVRPEQVLGLTFTRKAAGELAHRVRTRLDQLVRRLGRQGRDPLDDPLAGEPTVSTYHSYAGRIVTEHGLRAGYEPSTRLLTEASRWQLVDLLVRNYDGDMSEVDRMPSTITDAVLALAGELDEHLVDPDDLAAWTGRFFAEVQARPGRVYADVRKALALAQTRLKLLPLVRAYARRKEDFEAMDFADQLARAARVARDHPGVGEIERDRFRVVLLDEYQDTSHAQVVLLNALFGGGHPVTAVGDPCQSIYGWRGASAGTLDRFPTEFARVDGAPAEVLSLTTSWRNRPEILGVANALATPLRAAGARVPELHAALSVKDPVPHRSARGAAGGTVHCALLPTYADEAKWIADSVLNAWRGAAGTPGALPEHIPVPQRPTTAVLVRLRSQIPAIESALRARGLPVEVVGLGGLLDTPEVRDVVCTLRVLADPTDGAALLRLLTGARWRIGPRDLVALHRRARAIAAARRQLADDGTPEITPDALDEATLVEALADLGPAQAYSAEGYARLRAYARELGLLRYRLDQSLPDLIADIERTIGLDVEVAVRAGRDGAGDAGLARGHLDALGDVAARFSGETPGATLSAFLAYLAAAEDEERGLTPGEVEVVEGAVQILTAHAAKGLEWDVVAVAGLCRGVWPGPVHNSDHWLGGLGVLPFPLRGDADGLPELGLAGAEDQRGVARALEDFTDAWRAHDEREERRLAYVAVTRPRRLLLCSGYWWGEGTKRPRGPSVLLREVHDACLDGGAGHLVDEWAPEPSPDATNPTAEVVLRAEWPADPLGARRPALAEAAALVRRFLADGDGDAADGDPLADDPEVTRWRREADLLLAERAELTRQAGAIEVGLPGHLSVTQLVALRRDPAALARTLRRPLPSEPNPYARRGTAFHAWLEQRFGADRLLDVDELPGAADADAAPDEALAELQERFLASEWADRVPVEVEVPFATVIAGVVVRGRMDAVFARPGGRFDVVDWKTGGQPTGAAADVAAVQLAVYRLAWAELAGVPVERVGAAFHYVRDGMTVRPADLLDAEGLTALIAAVPEVPGDNARQP, via the coding sequence GTGACCCAGCCGACGCTCTTCGGCGCCGCGACCCCGGCGCCCCGGGTGGCCGACGCCGGCCCCCGGTACACCCCGATCGAGCTGGCGAAGCTGCTGCGGCTGCCCGCACCGACCCGGGAGCAGGCGGCGATCATCGCCGCCCCGGTGGAGCCGCTGCTGGTGGTCGCGGGCGCGGGGTCGGGCAAGACCGAGACGATGGCCGCCCGGGTGGTCTGGCTGGTGGCCAACGCGTACGTGCGGCCGGAGCAGGTGCTCGGGCTCACCTTCACCCGCAAGGCCGCCGGCGAGCTGGCGCACCGGGTGCGTACCCGGCTGGACCAGCTGGTGCGCCGGCTCGGTCGGCAGGGGCGCGACCCGCTCGACGACCCGCTGGCCGGGGAGCCGACCGTCTCCACCTACCACTCGTACGCCGGGCGGATCGTCACCGAGCACGGCCTGCGGGCCGGCTACGAGCCGTCCACCCGGCTGCTCACCGAGGCGTCCCGCTGGCAGCTGGTCGACCTGCTGGTGCGCAACTACGACGGGGACATGTCCGAGGTGGACCGGATGCCGAGCACCATCACCGACGCGGTGCTGGCGCTCGCCGGCGAACTGGACGAGCACCTGGTCGACCCGGACGACCTGGCCGCCTGGACCGGCCGTTTCTTCGCCGAGGTGCAGGCCCGCCCCGGCCGGGTCTACGCCGACGTGCGCAAGGCGCTCGCCCTCGCGCAGACCCGGCTGAAGCTGCTCCCGCTGGTGCGCGCGTACGCCCGGCGCAAGGAGGACTTCGAGGCGATGGACTTCGCCGACCAGCTGGCCCGGGCGGCCCGGGTGGCGCGCGACCACCCCGGCGTCGGCGAGATCGAGCGGGACCGCTTCCGGGTGGTGCTGCTCGACGAGTACCAGGACACCAGCCACGCCCAGGTGGTGCTGCTCAACGCGCTCTTCGGCGGCGGGCACCCGGTGACCGCGGTCGGTGACCCGTGCCAGTCCATCTACGGCTGGCGCGGCGCGTCCGCCGGCACCCTGGACCGCTTCCCGACCGAGTTCGCCCGCGTCGACGGCGCCCCGGCCGAGGTGCTCAGCCTCACCACCAGCTGGCGCAACCGCCCGGAGATCCTCGGCGTGGCCAACGCGCTGGCCACCCCGCTGCGGGCCGCCGGCGCCCGGGTGCCGGAGCTGCACGCGGCGCTGAGCGTCAAGGACCCGGTGCCGCACCGCAGCGCCCGCGGCGCCGCCGGCGGCACGGTGCACTGCGCGCTGCTTCCGACGTACGCCGACGAGGCGAAGTGGATCGCCGACAGCGTGCTGAACGCGTGGCGCGGCGCGGCCGGCACCCCCGGCGCGCTGCCCGAGCACATCCCGGTGCCGCAGCGGCCGACGACGGCGGTGCTGGTCCGGCTGCGCAGCCAGATCCCGGCGATCGAGTCGGCGCTGCGCGCCCGCGGCCTGCCGGTGGAGGTGGTCGGTCTCGGTGGTCTGCTGGACACCCCGGAGGTGCGGGACGTGGTCTGCACCCTGCGGGTGCTGGCCGACCCGACCGACGGGGCGGCGCTGCTGCGGCTGCTCACCGGGGCCCGCTGGCGGATCGGGCCGCGCGACCTGGTGGCGCTGCACCGCCGGGCGCGGGCGATCGCCGCGGCCCGCCGGCAACTGGCTGACGACGGCACCCCGGAGATCACCCCGGACGCGCTGGACGAGGCGACCCTGGTGGAGGCGCTGGCCGACCTCGGCCCGGCGCAGGCGTACTCGGCCGAGGGCTACGCGCGGCTGCGCGCGTACGCCCGGGAGCTGGGCCTGCTCCGCTACCGGCTGGACCAGTCGCTGCCGGACCTGATCGCCGACATCGAGCGGACCATCGGCCTGGACGTGGAGGTCGCGGTCCGGGCCGGCCGGGACGGCGCCGGCGACGCCGGCCTGGCCCGGGGGCACCTGGACGCGCTCGGCGACGTGGCCGCCCGGTTCAGCGGGGAGACCCCGGGGGCCACCCTGTCGGCCTTCCTCGCCTACCTGGCCGCCGCCGAGGACGAGGAGCGCGGCCTCACCCCGGGCGAGGTGGAGGTGGTCGAGGGGGCGGTGCAGATCCTCACCGCGCACGCCGCCAAGGGTCTGGAGTGGGACGTGGTGGCGGTGGCCGGGCTGTGCCGGGGCGTGTGGCCGGGGCCGGTGCACAACTCCGACCACTGGCTCGGTGGGCTCGGCGTGCTGCCCTTCCCGCTGCGCGGCGACGCCGACGGCCTGCCCGAGCTGGGTCTGGCCGGGGCGGAGGACCAGCGCGGGGTGGCCCGGGCGCTGGAGGACTTCACCGACGCCTGGCGGGCGCACGACGAGCGGGAGGAGCGGCGGCTGGCGTACGTGGCGGTGACCCGGCCGCGCCGGCTGCTGCTCTGCTCCGGCTACTGGTGGGGGGAGGGCACCAAGCGGCCGCGCGGCCCGTCGGTGCTGCTCCGCGAGGTGCACGACGCCTGCCTGGACGGCGGCGCGGGGCACTTGGTCGACGAGTGGGCGCCGGAGCCCTCGCCGGACGCGACCAACCCGACCGCCGAGGTGGTGCTGCGGGCCGAGTGGCCGGCCGACCCGCTGGGCGCCCGCCGGCCGGCGCTGGCCGAGGCGGCGGCGCTGGTCCGCCGGTTCCTCGCCGACGGCGACGGCGACGCCGCGGACGGCGATCCGCTGGCCGACGACCCGGAGGTGACGCGCTGGCGGCGGGAGGCCGACCTGCTGCTCGCCGAGCGGGCCGAGCTGACCCGGCAGGCCGGGGCGATCGAGGTGGGGCTGCCGGGGCACCTCTCGGTGACCCAGCTGGTGGCGCTGCGCCGCGATCCGGCCGCGCTCGCCCGGACGCTGCGCCGCCCGCTGCCCAGCGAGCCCAATCCGTACGCCCGCCGGGGCACCGCCTTCCACGCCTGGCTGGAGCAGCGGTTCGGGGCCGACCGGCTGCTCGACGTGGACGAACTGCCTGGCGCGGCGGACGCGGACGCGGCGCCCGACGAGGCGCTCGCCGAGCTCCAGGAGCGTTTCCTGGCCAGCGAATGGGCCGACCGGGTGCCGGTCGAGGTGGAGGTGCCGTTCGCCACGGTGATCGCCGGGGTGGTGGTCCGGGGCCGGATGGACGCGGTCTTCGCCCGGCCCGGCGGGCGGTTCGACGTGGTCGACTGGAAGACCGGCGGCCAGCCCACCGGGGCCGCGGCCGACGTCGCCGCGGTGCAGCTGGCGGTCTACCGGTTGGCCTGGGCGGAGCTGGCGGGTGTGCCGGTGGAGCGGGTCGGCGCGGCGTTCCACTACGTCCGGGACGGGATGACCGTGCGCCCGGCCGACCTGCTCGACGCCGAGGGGCTGACCGCGCTGATCGCCGCGGTGCCGGAAGTTCCAGGCGACAACGCCCGCCAGCCGTGA